From a region of the Triticum aestivum cultivar Chinese Spring chromosome 7D, IWGSC CS RefSeq v2.1, whole genome shotgun sequence genome:
- the LOC123170588 gene encoding extensin has protein sequence MARIAAFLLVALLSLDVHLAQSASCRSCPPTKPSQPPPCKHKSSPSSIPCPPPSHTPMPSPTPTLTPVTPTPAPTPTVFIPPPTNTPAPTPIPTSVTPTLAPTPMMPPIPTPITPKPVPAPLSPTPTPVAPTPTPVMPPIQTPVTPTPAPTPVSPTPNPVAPTPTPVMPPTPTPASTPFSPTPSPVAPTPTHVVPMPAPTPVSPTPTPVAPTPAPVMPPTPTSATPMPAPTPVSPTPTPVAPTPTPMMPPPPTPVTPMPAPTPVSPTPIPVAPIPTPVMPPAPTPVTPTPPPAPAAAPATSTGKCPVDTLKLRACVDVLNGLLHMVIGSSASNTCCPLLSGVADLDAALCLCTTIKVKALNINLMLPIAIEVLVNQCGKRVPKDFRCPN, from the coding sequence ATGGCCCGCATTGCGGCGTTCTTGCTGGTGGCGCTGCTCTCCTTAGACGTGCATCTCGCGCAGTCCGCGTCGTGCCGATCATGCCCGCCGACAAAGCCTTCCCAGCCTCCACCGTGTAAGCACAAGTCTTCACCATCGTCCATACCCTGCCCTCCACCTTCACATACTCCCATGCCCTCACCAACACCCACACTCACCCCGGTGACTCCGACGCCGGCACCGACCCCGACTGTCTTCATCCCTCCACCTACAAACACTCCGGCACCCACGCCCATACCGACCTCTGTAACTCCAACATTGGCACCGACCCCTATGATGCCTCCAATACCAACCCCTATAACTCCGAAGCCGGTACCAGCTCCTCTCTCTCCAACACCAACACCGGTGGCCCCAACACCTACACCCGTGATGCCGCCAATACAGACGCCTGTGACACCAACGCCGGCACCGACCCCTGTTTCTCCAACGCCAAACCCGGTGGCCCCAACACCTACCCCTGTGATGCCACCAACACCGACGCCGGCATCGACCCCTTTCTCTCCAACGCCAAGTCCGGTGGCCCCAACACCGACCCATGTGGTTCCGATGCCAGCACCAACCCCTGTCTCTCCAACGCCAACCCCGGTGGCCCCAACACCGGCCCCTGTGATGCCGCCAACACCAACATCGGCGACTCCGATGCCAGCACCGACCCCCGTTTCTCCAACGCCAACCCCGGTGGCCCCAACACCGACTCCTATGATGCCGCCACCACCGACCCCTGTGACTCCGATGCCAGCACCAACCCCTGTCTCTCCAACGCCAATCCCGGTGGCCCCAATACCGACCCCCGTCATGCCGCCAGCACCCACCCCTGTGACTCCGACGCCACCCCCAGCCCCGGCCGCAGCGCCGGCTACATCGACCGGCAAGTGCCCCGTGGACACACTAAAGCTGCGTGCGTGCGTGGACGTGCTCAATGGGCTGTTGCACATGGTGATCGGCAGTAGCGCCAGCAATACATGCTGCCCGCTGCTGTCCGGCGTTGCCGATCTCGACGCTGCTCTCTGCCTTTGCACCACCATCAAGGTCAAGGCCCTCAACATCAACCTCATGCTGCCCATCGCCATCGAGGTGCTCGTCAACCAGTGCGGCAAGAGAGTGCCGAAAGACTTCCGCTGCCCTAATTAA